One segment of Candidatus Eremiobacteraceae bacterium DNA contains the following:
- a CDS encoding transcription antitermination factor NusB, protein MNETKRAVAKRAPAKLTARGVALAALMHGGFAAEDLDRELRAASLGPTDRGFATELAYGTLKMRRALIWSVSRHLSRPFESLDERLKWVILLGAYQLLYLDRVPAHSAVDEAVTLARAGGHPGIAGFANAVLRKVAADKARPPVPTPADGAVALGIYASLPDWIAAQLIARFGFDDALRAADGMNGAPRRAFRIDGSPVERERLMEVVVGAVDLHGRPPRPSQANDTSRSSPDGLNENRYQIPECLVVVGAANETLREAIASGRVVRQSEESQLAVHLLDPKPGEVVLDACCGRGVKTSMIASRLAGEGTVWALDDDEQKLSALRDTVQRKEWKNVRVLRADARETYPTEVPTQVDAALVDAPCSGLGVLGRRPDARWRKREHDPARFARVQAAILRTAAQRVRPGGRLQYVTCTTPAEEDEAIVDAFLGENAEWSAADLPLTASSGVRKIGKYALTVPGIDGADGFFYALLHNSKM, encoded by the coding sequence GTGAACGAGACGAAACGGGCCGTCGCGAAGCGAGCGCCCGCGAAGTTGACCGCGCGCGGCGTCGCGCTCGCCGCGCTCATGCACGGCGGATTCGCCGCCGAAGACCTCGATCGCGAATTGCGGGCCGCTTCGCTGGGCCCCACCGATCGGGGATTCGCGACCGAGCTCGCATACGGCACGCTCAAGATGCGCCGCGCGTTGATCTGGTCGGTCAGCCGGCATCTCTCGCGCCCGTTCGAATCCCTCGACGAGCGGCTTAAATGGGTGATCTTGCTCGGCGCGTACCAGTTGCTTTATTTGGATCGAGTGCCGGCGCACAGCGCAGTCGACGAGGCGGTGACTCTTGCCCGCGCGGGCGGGCATCCGGGCATCGCCGGCTTCGCAAATGCCGTGCTTAGAAAGGTCGCGGCCGACAAGGCGCGGCCTCCAGTGCCGACGCCCGCAGACGGTGCGGTAGCGCTTGGCATTTACGCCTCGCTTCCCGATTGGATCGCCGCGCAACTCATCGCACGCTTCGGCTTCGACGATGCGCTGCGCGCCGCCGATGGGATGAACGGCGCGCCTCGGCGCGCATTCCGCATCGACGGCTCTCCAGTCGAACGAGAGCGGTTGATGGAAGTAGTCGTTGGAGCGGTCGACCTTCACGGTCGACCGCCGCGGCCAAGCCAGGCGAATGATACATCGCGATCGTCGCCAGATGGACTAAACGAGAACCGGTACCAGATCCCTGAGTGTCTTGTCGTCGTCGGCGCCGCGAACGAGACGCTTCGTGAAGCGATCGCGAGTGGTCGTGTGGTTCGTCAGAGCGAGGAGAGCCAGCTCGCGGTCCATCTCCTCGATCCAAAGCCCGGCGAAGTCGTGCTCGATGCGTGCTGCGGGCGAGGCGTGAAGACATCGATGATCGCGTCGCGCCTCGCAGGCGAGGGAACTGTATGGGCGCTTGACGACGACGAGCAAAAGCTGTCGGCGCTTCGCGACACGGTGCAGCGTAAGGAGTGGAAAAACGTGCGCGTCCTGCGTGCGGACGCTCGCGAGACGTACCCGACTGAAGTGCCAACGCAGGTCGATGCGGCGCTCGTCGACGCACCGTGCTCTGGCCTCGGCGTTCTCGGACGCCGGCCAGACGCGCGTTGGCGAAAGCGCGAGCACGATCCGGCGCGATTCGCGCGAGTCCAGGCGGCGATCTTGCGAACGGCTGCGCAGCGCGTACGACCCGGTGGGCGGTTGCAGTACGTCACGTGCACGACGCCCGCAGAAGAAGATGAAGCGATCGTCGATGCGTTTTTGGGCGAAAATGCCGAGTGGAGCGCCGCCGACCTGCCTTTGACCGCGTCATCGGGCGTCAGAAAGATCGGCAAGTACGCGTTGACAGTGCCGGGCATCGACGGCGCCGACGGCTTTTTCTACGCGCTGCTCCATAATAGTAAGATGTAG
- the def gene encoding peptide deformylase, whose product MAYVRHIVSDPEPILHKVAKKVSDLELKMPLTQQLIDDMIETMHDAPGIGLAAPQVGIGKRIIVVHVGEDDGPYVVVNPVLADFEGEVVATEGCLSIPGIVGDVTRAEKCSVTGVDRAGRKFRLEAEGLLARCFQHEVDHLDGVLITDKAVNIREAIPVEAEAAVSDDATVEI is encoded by the coding sequence GTGGCGTACGTCAGGCACATCGTCTCGGATCCCGAACCTATCTTGCACAAGGTCGCGAAAAAAGTGAGCGACCTCGAGCTCAAGATGCCGTTGACGCAGCAGCTCATCGACGACATGATCGAGACGATGCACGACGCACCGGGGATCGGCCTCGCCGCTCCGCAAGTCGGCATCGGCAAACGCATCATCGTCGTCCATGTCGGCGAGGATGACGGGCCGTACGTCGTCGTCAATCCCGTGCTCGCCGATTTCGAAGGCGAAGTGGTCGCGACCGAGGGTTGCCTTTCGATCCCGGGTATCGTCGGCGATGTCACGCGTGCGGAGAAATGCAGCGTGACGGGCGTCGATCGCGCCGGCCGCAAGTTCCGTCTCGAAGCCGAGGGCCTCCTCGCACGATGTTTCCAGCACGAAGTCGACCATCTCGACGGCGTGCTCATCACCGACAAGGCGGTCAATATCCGCGAGGCCATCCCCGTCGAGGCCGAGGCGGCCGTGAGCGACGACGCGACCGTTGAGATCTGA
- the fmt gene encoding methionyl-tRNA formyltransferase, translated as MRSEAAAKLPVVFFGTSHFAVPSLDALASAHDVIAVVTQPDRPAGRGLRERQSAVKVRALELGLDVMTPERLDAAFAASIAALKPALLACVSYGKILPEALLSIGGSTALNVHPSLLPEYRGASPIQAALREGRTITGVTVIWMSSKMDAGDIALQSEIAIGADEDLGALHDRLATVGASLLAEAARMLDAGALPRRRQDESRATYTRPIDKDDLRIVSSSPARTIVDLVRSASPAPGAWLVYEGKRLKVLAARLEPAGSPLVSADGPGVAAADGIVRFLRVVPEGKRAMSGAEFVRSTTARR; from the coding sequence TTGAGATCTGAGGCTGCCGCGAAGCTGCCGGTCGTCTTCTTCGGAACATCGCATTTCGCAGTCCCTTCGCTCGATGCGCTCGCATCGGCGCATGACGTCATCGCCGTCGTCACGCAGCCCGATCGACCCGCCGGCCGAGGCTTGCGCGAACGCCAAAGCGCGGTCAAGGTCCGCGCGCTCGAACTCGGTCTCGACGTCATGACGCCCGAGCGATTGGACGCCGCATTCGCCGCTTCGATCGCGGCGCTGAAGCCGGCATTGCTCGCATGTGTCTCGTACGGAAAGATCCTGCCCGAAGCGCTCTTGTCGATCGGCGGATCGACTGCGCTCAACGTCCATCCAAGTCTCTTGCCCGAGTATCGCGGCGCGTCGCCGATCCAGGCGGCGCTGCGGGAAGGGCGCACCATCACCGGCGTCACCGTCATCTGGATGTCGTCGAAGATGGATGCCGGCGATATCGCGCTTCAGAGCGAGATCGCGATCGGGGCAGATGAAGATCTCGGCGCGCTGCACGACAGGCTCGCGACCGTCGGAGCTTCGCTGCTCGCCGAGGCGGCCCGAATGCTCGACGCCGGAGCCTTGCCGCGCCGTCGCCAAGACGAAAGCCGCGCGACGTATACGCGTCCGATCGACAAAGATGACTTGCGCATCGTGTCGTCCTCGCCGGCGCGCACGATCGTCGATCTGGTTCGCTCGGCGAGTCCGGCGCCGGGAGCGTGGCTCGTCTACGAAGGCAAACGCTTGAAAGTGCTCGCCGCTCGGCTCGAACCGGCCGGGTCGCCGCTCGTGTCTGCCGATGGACCGGGCGTCGCAGCGGCTGACGGCATCGTCCGCTTTCTGCGCGTCGTGCCCGAAGGCAAACGCGCGATGAGCGGTGCCGAGTTCGTGCGCTCGACGACGGCGCGCCGGTGA
- the hslU gene encoding ATP-dependent protease ATPase subunit HslU has product MNPQELTPKRIVAELDRYIVGQASAKRAVAIALRNRFRRERLQGDMRDEVIPKNILMIGPTGVGKTEIARRLSSLVGAPFVKVEATKYTEVGYVGRDVESMVRDLVEASIRMLREERLAETRGSAEDLAIERLADIIDPSTRVSQAHQQSPFSTLSAMLGGRGGAQPSSEPTPTPRTDDVEERRRKLKNEIRDGFYDVRMIEIDVEETPQIIGAFGGPQFEEMGGGNLGEMLGNMLPKQRKKRRVTVAEARDVFAQEESAKLVDSETLKREAVRRAESNGIIFIDEMDKIAGGGGAGRMGPDVSREGVQRDILPIVEGSTVMTKHGPVKTDHVLFIGAGAFHTSKPSDLIPELQGRFPIRVELDSLTKEDFKTILTQPKNALIEQYRQLLAADGVELDFTDSGIDAIADLATKVNEQTENIGARRLHTMLERVLEAVSYDAPESAGKVTVDRAYVEDRLAAIVKDQDLSHYIL; this is encoded by the coding sequence ATGAATCCGCAAGAACTCACACCGAAACGTATAGTCGCAGAACTCGACCGCTACATCGTCGGACAGGCGAGCGCGAAGCGGGCGGTCGCCATCGCGCTGCGCAACCGCTTCCGCCGCGAGCGCCTCCAAGGCGACATGCGCGACGAAGTCATCCCGAAGAACATCCTCATGATCGGCCCGACCGGCGTCGGAAAAACGGAGATCGCGCGGCGCCTCTCGTCGCTCGTCGGCGCCCCGTTCGTCAAAGTCGAGGCGACGAAATACACCGAGGTCGGCTACGTCGGACGTGACGTCGAGTCGATGGTCCGCGACCTCGTCGAAGCGAGCATTCGGATGCTGCGCGAAGAGCGGCTCGCCGAGACGCGCGGCAGCGCTGAAGATCTCGCCATCGAGCGGCTCGCCGATATCATCGACCCGTCGACGCGCGTCTCGCAGGCGCATCAGCAATCGCCGTTCTCGACGCTGTCCGCCATGCTCGGCGGCCGCGGCGGAGCGCAGCCATCGTCGGAACCGACACCGACACCGCGCACCGACGATGTCGAAGAGCGCCGCCGCAAACTAAAAAACGAGATCCGTGACGGTTTCTACGACGTCCGCATGATCGAGATCGACGTCGAGGAAACGCCGCAGATCATCGGCGCCTTCGGCGGCCCGCAATTCGAGGAGATGGGCGGCGGCAATCTCGGCGAGATGCTCGGCAACATGCTGCCGAAGCAGCGCAAGAAGCGCCGTGTGACCGTCGCCGAAGCGCGTGATGTCTTCGCACAAGAGGAGTCGGCGAAGCTCGTCGACAGCGAAACCCTCAAGCGCGAAGCGGTGCGCCGCGCGGAAAGCAACGGCATCATCTTCATCGACGAGATGGACAAGATCGCCGGCGGCGGTGGCGCCGGCCGCATGGGTCCGGACGTGTCGCGCGAGGGCGTCCAACGCGACATCCTCCCGATCGTCGAAGGATCGACCGTCATGACGAAGCACGGCCCCGTGAAGACCGATCACGTGCTCTTCATCGGCGCCGGCGCCTTCCACACGAGCAAGCCGAGCGATCTCATCCCCGAGCTTCAGGGCCGCTTTCCGATCCGCGTCGAGCTCGACAGCTTGACGAAGGAAGATTTCAAGACGATCCTGACGCAGCCGAAGAACGCGCTCATCGAGCAATACCGCCAATTGCTCGCTGCCGACGGCGTCGAGCTCGACTTCACCGACAGCGGCATCGATGCGATCGCTGATCTCGCGACGAAAGTGAACGAGCAAACGGAGAACATCGGCGCGCGACGTCTCCACACGATGCTCGAGCGCGTGCTCGAAGCGGTATCCTACGATGCGCCAGAATCGGCGGGCAAGGTCACCGTCGATCGAGCGTATGTAGAGGACCGTCTCGCCGCGATTGTGAAAGACCAAGACCTGTCACACTATATCCTTTGA